Proteins encoded within one genomic window of Trichoderma asperellum chromosome 2, complete sequence:
- the COX19 gene encoding Cytochrome c oxidase assembly protein cox19, with amino-acid sequence MSTYGSPGALPQTRPTPPQRGSFPLDHDGECKKAMTSYLACMKKVRGVNEDECRNLAKAYLSCRMDRNLMLRDDFKNLGYQEPEPSAKAPGPEKGVKGELRW; translated from the exons ATGAGCACATACGGCAGTCCTGGAGCGCTGCCACAGACGAGGCCAACCCC GCCACAGCGAGGGAGCTTCCCCTTGGACCACGATG GCGAGTGCAAGAAGGCAATGACCAGCTACCTTGCCTGCATGAAGAAGGTTCGCGGCGTCAATGAAGACGAATGCCGCAACCTGGCCAAGGCGTATCTGTCGTGCAGAATGGACag AAACCTGATGTTGCGGGACGACTTCAAGAATCTCGGCTACCAAGAGCCTGAGCCGTCGGCAAAGGCCCCAGGGCCAGAAAAGGGTGTCAAAGGCGAACTCCGGTGGTAG
- a CDS encoding uncharacterized protein (BUSCO:EOG092D16QM), translating to MSLQRAEGAAVALLRSSVAWRRSATLATATDRAGAWRILSRGLSSTRSNNSDNGSVQRSPGPNDDGDAAPKRKKAGKLPDDASVAVLGGGLTGLTTAYYLAKWLPSTTKITLLEGSDRLGGWIRTDRVPVKVGGVEGVVNFERGPRSFSSLNKSTWRFDDLVLWDLALDLGLKVASPPDQPRYIYYPDHLVPLPPHTSFAAFAREPVVLESLWAGFGYVMRRLFNKKEGVPVEDLSIADWIYHITGSRAVADNLASAMIHGIYGGDIYTLSARSVLDRFYWVHYMPNLGPNLRHMAVSEQTFMEKMAEDPQLRKLARQPRGALLNFGEAGMEALPIALADALKGQANVEVKLNARVTDLDYDKETKQIKITSGQNSTASSEKYHKVISTLPSQHLASITDDIPSLSSSHSVSIMTVNIWYPQTNLKPPGFGYLIPLSVPPEQNPERALGVFFDSDVGVKGPNEPAGTKLFVLMGGHFYDSSKSQKGSTVPIPTEEEAIQQAKRILERHLGIPQSTPCYAMARLAKDCIPQYDRGHLDNMIAADGEIHEQFGGKLAVAGGSYTKIGAMGALRNGYDIAATVAKEDWLATGLQQMEFPTQFCGVPTERIPVRKFRRFK from the exons ATGAGCCTTCAGCGCGCAGAAGGCGCCGCAGTGGCTCTCCTCAGGTCCTCAGTCGCCTGGAGGAGAAGCGCCACCTTGGCGACAGCGACAGATCGAGCTGGCGCCTGGCGCATTCTAAGCCGTGGCCTGAGCTCAACTAGAAGCAACAACAGCGATAACGGTTCGGTTCAGCGATCACCAGGCCCGAACGACGATGGAGACGCCGCACCGAAACGGAAGAAGGCTGGAAAACTACCTGATGATGCTTCGGTGGCGGTTCTAGGTGGCGGGTTGACGGGCTTGACGACTGCATATTACCTGGCCAAGTGGCTGCCGTCAACGACCAAGATCACTCTGCTGGAAGGCAGCGATCGGCTGGGCGGATGGATAAGGACGGATAGGGTCCCTGTGAAGGTTGGAGGGGTCGAAGGGGTGGTGAATTTTGAGCGCGGCCCGCGGTCATTTTCATCGTTGAATAAGAGCACTTGGCGGTTTGACGATTTGGTGCTTTGGGATCTG GCCCTCGATCTAGGTCTTAAAGTTGCCTCACCGCCTGATCAGCCACGATACATCTATTATCCTGATCACCTCGTGCCTCTCCCCCCACATACTAGTTTTGCCGCCTTTGCTAGAGAACCCGTCGTTCTCGAATCTCTCTGGGCAGGATTTGGATACGTGATGCGACGGCTGTTCAACAAAAAGGAAGGGGTACCCGTGGAGGACCTTTCCATCGCAGACTGGATCTACCACATCACAGGGAGCCGAGCTGTGGCTGACAACCTGGCCTCGGCCATGATCCACGGCATCTACGGCGGCGACATTTACACTCTCAGCGCGCGGAGCGTCCTCGACCGTTTCTACTGGGTTCACTACATGCCGAATCTGGGGCCCAATTTGCGGCACATGGCGGTTTCGGAGCAGACCtttatggagaagatggcagAGGATCCGCAGCTCCGGAAGCTTGCCCGGCAGCCCAGGGGTGCGCTTTTGAATTTTGGAGAGGCTGGCATGGAAGCCTTGCCAATTGCGTTGGCGGATGCGCTCAAGGGTCAGGCCAATGTCGAGGTCAAGCTCAATGCCAGGGTCACTGACTTGGATTATGACAAGGAAACAAAGCAGATTAAG ATAACGTCTGGCCAAAACTCAACCGCATCATCTGAGAAATACCACAAAGTCATCTCCACCCTCCCTTCTCAGCACCTCGCCAGCATCACCGATGACATCCCCAGTCTCAGCTCCTCCCACTCCGTCTCTATAATGACTGTCAACATATGGTACCCCCAGACCAATCTCAAACCTCCCGGCTTCGGCTATCTCATCCCCCTATCAGTCCCACCTGAACAGAACCCGGAACGCGCCCTCGGTGTCTTCTTCGACTCTGACGTTGGCGTCAAGGGCCCCAACGAACCTGCCGGCACGAAGCTCTTCGTCCTCATGGGCGGACACTTCTACGACTCAAGCAAATCCCAGAAAGGCTCAACTGTGCCCATCCCAaccgaggaagaggccatCCAGCAGGCAAAGAGGATTCTCGAGCGCCACCTCGGCATTCCTCAGTCCACCCCTTGCTACGCCATGGCCCGCCTCGCAAAGGACTGCATCCCGCAGTATGACCGCGGCCACCTGGACAACATGATCGCCGCTGACGGTGAGATACACGAGCAATTCGGCGGCAAGCTTGCCGTTGCGGGAGGGTCCTACACTAAGATTGGCGCCATGGGCGCGCTGCGCAATGGTTATGATATTGCTGCGACGGTCGCCAAGGAGGACTGGCTCGCGACGgggctgcagcagatggAGTTCCCGACGCAGTTTTGCGGGGTACCTACGGAGAGGATTCCGGTGAGGAAGTTTAGACGGTTCAAGTAA
- a CDS encoding uncharacterized protein (EggNog:ENOG41) → MLLSTSIPSILVPGLPMAFLTPDLNVIYTQSIKTTQMPTSIPLTRIYWPTQVECLRLEFEEVKRFGPAAAEEWIKGLEARGADTIHEASRWEKWYLAGGVSQMLMRSSSTPPKPTTRGALNSGMQNVEASSRPKRRAQEIAEELKSQRRADIEGRAARLQPPIPPDVLVDLPSFQMALQKAEPIRDKEWNNLKQQLISQYKKIKKAEKKSALAARASEKHLAKSITKKSTEPVRQGGHDAGTLVRIRISAFTDEFINDHLGEGQSIERKDYAQFIMGVLAYVRKQFYAEFLKLDTTSLMPRLTLDDMKWIFDYKIKQRIKDIDHDHFSCRFCPNSKQFGFHAVIQHYVSKHAGKKMRNQHWKAEWPEAPVFGPSTIQQASTVNSKPPSSRTSEIDDAYKLRIYAMAKAIKSVWKIMKNVENIPTSAKVFVSIYHVAKDYQKHDQEPVSLETFLDVLNHFKSSPLLSSYHGLACKVCMLSQTRDEDKKSLFTLPTLAKHFHDVHDKGGAPLIDWRVDLIWLPDIQISQDLQLKAWKSKRAFELTSEALPWLFESEEETSQGGPFSALQNPLTTSLETVDTASTQITYRSDEKLHGDVPSLLPASVVYARSSTVQEQARYDAVASRATSTHERIPQLYEPLDRTRARRMVTEPSTEGSSGWGSSRTYSRSFSPRELGPESRRHLSSYHPHYGHDLQVVEWLNGYPYYPDVDLRREQGYTEAGNGHNGHRSRYYMPSGHQQPMPSARLYHYGESVLSYDRHSAADARSVSNGYYTQHPTITRDYRIISSADRSDYTNLGLHRSTTPSQRAYDTYASRYALANRRPGV, encoded by the coding sequence ATGCTGTTATCAACGTCCATACCTTCGATTCTTGTACCCGGACTTCCTATGGCCTTTTTGACTCCTGATCTTAACGTAATCTATACACAGTCAATAAAAACTACCCAAATGCCTACTTCTATTCCACTAACGAGAATATATTGGCCTACCCAAGTGGAGTGTCTTCGATTAGAGTTTGAAGAAGTCAAACGATTTGGCCCTGCAGCCGCTGAAGAATGGATAAAGGGTCTAGAAGCTCGTGGCGCAGATACCATTCATGAAGCATCACGATGGGAGAAGTGGTATTTGGCTGGAGGAGTTAGCCAGATGCTCATGCGTTCGTCTTCAACTCCACCAAAGCCTACTACTCGTGGCGCGCTCAATTCGGGCATGCAAAACGTCGAAGCCTCTTCTCGGCCAAAACGACGAGCTCAAGAAATAGCAGAAGAACTGAAATCTCAGAGACGAGCGGATATAGAAGGCCGAGCTGCGCGGCTTCAGCCTCCCATACCTCCAGATGTTCTTGTCGATCTTCCATCTTTCCAGATGGCTCTACAGAAAGCTGAACCCATTCGCGATAAAGAGTGGAATAATCTGAAACAACAGCTCATATCTCagtataaaaagataaaaaaggcagagaaaaaaagtgcGTTGGCTGCCAGGGCTTCTGAGAAACATCTAGCCAAAAGTATAACCAAGAAAAGCACAGAGCCTGTGCGTCAAGGCGGGCATGATGCTGGAACGCTTGTACGAATACGCATCTCTGCCTTCACGGACGAATTCATCAACGATCATTTAGGCGAAGGGCAAAGTATTGAGCGAAAAGATTATGCTCAATTCATCATGGGGGTGCTGGCCTACGTTCGCAAGCAATTCTACGCAGAGTTTTTGAAATTAGATACCACTTCTTTGATGCCAAGGCTAACTCTAGACGATATGAAGTGGATATTCGATTACAAGATTAAGCAAAGGATTAAAGATATTGACCATGACCATTTCTCCTGCAGATTTTGCCCAAATTCTAAGCAATTTGGATTCCACGCTGTTATCCAGCACTATGTTTCAAAGCACGCAGGGAAGAAAATGCGTAACCAGCACTGGAAAGCTGAATGGCCCGAGGCGCCTGTATTTGGACCATCTACGATTCAACAAGCGTCCACTGTTAACTCCAAACCGCCCTCTTCTCGTACTTCGGAAATTGATGATGCATACAAACTGAGAATCTATGCGATGgcaaaagctataaaaagcGTGTGGAAAATCATGAAGAATGTTGAAAACATACCCACTTCGGCCAAAGTTTTTGTCTCAATCTACCACGTCGCTAAAGATTATCAAAAACATGACCAGGAGCCTGTATCACTGGAAACGTTCTTGGACGTCTTGAATCACTTCaaatcctctcctctcctttccAGTTACCATGGTTTAGCTTGCAAAGTTTGCATGTTGTCACAGACGCGAGatgaagacaagaagagtTTATTTACGCTTCCTACCCTAGCCAAGCATTTTCATGACGTTCATGATAAAGGAGGGGCTCCGCTCATAGATTGGCGCGTCGACTTGATCTGGTTGCCGGACATACAGATATCCCAAGACCTGCAATTAAAAGCTTGGAAGAGCAAACGCGCTTTTGAGCTAACCTCAGAAGCTTTGCCGTGGCTATTTGAAAGCGAGGAGGAAACAAGCCAGGGTGGCCCCTTCTCAGCCCTGCAGAATCCTCTCACCACAAGCTTGGAGACAGTGGATACAGCTTCTACGCAGATAACCTATCGGTCTGATGAGAAGCTTCATGGAGATGTGCCCAGTCTTCTGCCAGCCAGTGTTGTCTACGCCAGATCAAGCACAGTTCAAGAGCAGGCAAGGTATGATGCTGTTGCCTCTCGGGCAACGAGCACTCATGAGAGAATACCTCAATTATATGAACCACTTGATAGAACGAGAGCGCGTCGCATGGTCACTGAGCCAAGTACAGAGGGCAGCTCGGGTTGGGGATCGTCTCGCACCTACTCACGGAGTTTTAGTCCTAGAGAACTTGGGCCAGAGTCAAGAAGACACTTGAGTTCATACCACCCACATTATGGGCACGATCTTCAAGTGGTAGAATGGCTGAACGGATATCCATACTATCCGGATGTAGATCTTCGAAGAGAGCAAGGCTACACAGAAGCTGGAAACGGACACAATGGCCATCGCAGTCGCTATTATATGCCCAGTGGCCACCAGCAGCCGATGCCTTCCGCGCGCCTCTACCACTATGGTGAATCTGTTCTGTCATATGACAGGCATAGTGCTGCTGACGCACGAAGTGTGTCGAATGGCTATTATACACAGCATCCAACTATTACACGAGATTACAGAATTATTTCAAGCGCAGATCGCTCCGATTATACCAATTTAGGACTGCATAGGAGCACTACGCCCTCACAACGAGCGTATGATACTTATGCCTCACGATATGCATTAGCCAATAGAAGGCCAGGAGTTTGA
- a CDS encoding uncharacterized protein (BUSCO:EOG092D092D), with translation MEQGLLDDLNVGPEVEEFANALDNCLSPFLSLEDKRARLLDLPRKYYENASRRLQQARPKRARSGYDDVDMDADEIETADGLSGEDDEIKQLEKEVQTWDLIRRLLPLRYAAPESNANDRPSIETGSTQSDMLLEFLLADPTAQERHAVLQWLQSNAAAGPDIDDLARDLLKQADRGDIVAHGWLHTRATIKLRKNLTAWHGLLDNQGPKVMESHVGKDGAPLITQLDPDAITRQGRKLEPADEYFERAIWLGCFEHLRRGSSLEELREWCQERTEMWRAVSMSAMPLSVDDNTAPVDDLKPESLALWRRTCFALARQGGSDDYERAVYGLLSGDISSVEKIARRWDDFLFANYNALLRTQFDTYVLSRCSPNMSSTLTQNFASFDAVQFLGDPRGVEKRLVRSLESQERVRDEATEPSKALQAAFIAKEVGRHLYEQGLVMTADANSNGQSILLPSSKAIDPTIVKKKYFSLDQHQGLRLVSHIFVITTLMEKLNSAQGIISGSLTPPQWLSGQESILAGYTDYLRRAGLQELIPLYCSILQAPRQYDVLSWNLIHEEDPEQRLLQLKLIKKAGIDVLKFVERQVWLFYDALGEKARQQASFSIISDAPSTPQFGKLIKADFFGYEEGVVQNDHDRVICALEWLMMVDGMWPEVFSTGTKVYKFFLRSANLGAARRLLEKISFDKIIQGISGQEETDDVWYEDVDFWARLLERSEISNMNPERVMAEARNFRALEALVKALDALETVASLMILSTELTHGDRDFWGQASEGIKNVKDFMKPLLKGWLIPAIKGGDVELRDIRAAYLPEAVLAYISALQFAGTGLSRDNLLECMELASLVAERDSDLKDAFQDASRMTELVEAFAACSKALAIATGEKRPSGSGSKRLREMGWSRDLWSVKPASGDASVIGPA, from the exons ATGGAGCAAGGGCTGTTGGACGACCTCAATGTCGGCCCCGAGGTGGAAGAGTTTGCCAACGCCCTTGACAACTGCCTCTCGCCATTCCTGTCGCTAGAAGACAAACGAGCCCGACTTCTCGACCTCCCCCGAAAATACTACGAAAATGCATCCCGACGGCTGCAACAGGCGCGGCCGAAGCGAGCTCGCAGCGGCTATGACGATGTAGACATGGATGCCGATGAGATCGAGACGGCAGATGGCCTCTCtggagaggatgatgagattaagcagctggagaaggaagtGCAGACCTGGGATTTAATTCGACGACTGTTACCACTACGATACGCGGCGCCAGAATCGAATGCCAACGATCGGCCGTCAATAGAAACAGGCTCGACGCAGTCCGATATGCTACTCGAGTTCCTTCTTGCGGATCCTACAGCTCAGGAGCGCCACGCAGTTCTCCAGTGGCTTCAGAGTAATGCGGCTGCTGGCCCAGATATTGATGATCTGGCACGAGATCTCCTGAAGCAAGCCGACAGGGGGGATATCGTTGCTCATGGCTGGCTCCACACCCGAGCAACTATCAAGCTACGCAAGAACCTGACGGCATGGCACGGTCTACTGGATAACCAGGGTCCTAAAGTCATGGAGTCCCACGTTGGCAAGGACGGCGCCCCTCTGATTACGCAGCTGGATCCCGATGCTATTACTCGTCAAGGACGGAAACTCGAACCCGCAGACGAGTACTTTGAGCGTGCTATTTGGCTGGGCTGCTTTGAACACCTTCGTCGTGGCAGCAGCCTGGAAGAGCTGCGTGAGTGGTGCCAAGAGCGCACCGAAATGTGGCGCGCTGTTTCCATGTCTGCCATGCCTCTCTCCGTTGATGACAACACCGCCCCTGTCGATGACTTGAAACCTGAATCGCTGGCTCTCTGGAGACGCACGTGCTTTGCCCTGGCTCGTCAGGGAGGCTCGGATGATTATGAGCGTGCGGTATATGGCTTGCTCTCGGGCGACATTAGCAGTGTTGAGAAGATTGCCAGGAGATGGGACGACTTCCTCTTTGCCAATTACAACGCCCTCTTGCGAACGCAGTTCGACACTTATGTACTGAGCCGATGCTCACCAAATATGAGCTCGACTTTGACCCAAAATTTTGCCTCCTTTGATGCCGTTCAGTTTTTGGGAGACCCACGAGGCGTTGAAAAGAGACTCGTTCGCTCGCTAGAGTCACAGGAAAGGGTCCGCGACGAGGCAACAGAGCCCAGTAAAGCTCTGCAAGCCGCGTTCATTGCTAAAGAAGTCGGGCGTCACTTGTACGAACAAGGCCTCGTCATGACTGCGGATGCAAATTCGAACGGCCAATCCATTCTTCTGCCTTCTTCCAAGGCCATCGACCCTACTattgtgaagaagaagtacTTTAGCCTGGATCAGCATCAAGGGCTCCGTCTTGTGTCCCACATCTTTGTGATCACCACACTAATGGAGAAGCTCAACTCTGCCCAGGGAATCATCTCTGGCTCTTTAACGCCGCCGCAGTGGTTATCTGGCCAGGAAAGTATTCTAGCGGGGTATACCGACTACTTGCGCCGCGCTGGTCTCCAAGAGCTCATCCCTCTGTATTGCTCAATACTACAGGCGCCAAGGCAGTACGACGTTCTGAGCTGGAATCTAATTCACGAAGAGGATCCTGAACAGCGTCTGCTACAGCTGAAACTGATAAAGAAGGCTGGAATCGACGTGTTGAAGTTTGTAGAGAGGCAGGTATGGCTCTTTTACGACGCTTTGGGAGAGAAAGCTCGCCAGCAAGCCTCattcagcatcatcagcgaTGCTCCCTCCACACCACAATTTGGAAAATTGATCAAGGCAGACTTCTTTGGTTATGAGGAGGGTGTTGTGCAGAATGACCACGACCGGGTCATATGTGCATTGGAGTGGCTTATGATGGTAGATGGGATGTGGCCCGAAGTCTTTTCCACGGGAACAAAGGTTTACAAGTTCTTCTTGC GAAGCGCGAACCTGGGAGCAGCCCGCCGGCTCCTGGAAAAGATTTCATTTGACAAGATCATTCAAGGGATATCTGGGCAGGAAGAAACTGATGATGTGTGGTATGAGGATGTCGACTTCTGGGCCAGGCTGCTGGAGCGTAGCGAAATTTCCAATATGAACCCCGAGCGAGTCATGGCAGAAGCGCGAAATTTCCGTGCGCTCGAAGCTCTCGTCAAGGCTTTGGATGCCTTGGAGACAGTAGCCTCACTGATGATTCTCTCGACTGA ACTCACTCATGGAGACCGGGACTTCTGGGGCCAAGCCAGCGAGGGCATCAAGAACGTCAAAGATTTTATGAAGCCCTTGCTGAAGGGATGGCTGATACCGGCAATCAAGG GTGGAGACGTAGAGTTGCGAGACATTCGAGCTGCATACTTGCCAGAGGCCGTCTTGGCGTACATCAGCGCTCTTCAATTTGCCGGCACTGGCCTGTCCCGAGATAACCTGCTGGAGTGTATGGAGCTCGCATCCCTGGTAGCAGAGCGCGATTCAGACCTCAAAGACGCCTTCCAAGACGCTAGTCGCATGACGGAGCTCGTCGAGGCCTTTGCAGCCTGCAGCAAAGCGCTGGCCATTGCCACCGGCGAGAAGAGGCCATCTGGCTCTGGCAGCAAGAGATTGCGGGAGATGGGATGGTCGCGAGATTTGTGGTCTGTTAAGCCAGCATCTGGCGACGCGAGTGTGATTGGACCTGCCTAA
- a CDS encoding uncharacterized protein (EggNog:ENOG41), whose protein sequence is MSLEIGLGTPLAEALNAAIQPKLLEVGWGTGGSDDSALAEYIILMLVNGKTQDQIATELSGDLLNLPPDDPVVHEFSKWLFEQVHILSAPNGQPNGGDSMGDAAGGEMDTDMGSHDVSELNAPTGPRSMRNGNFRGGRDKRMFGQMSKAMDRSNDNVLHRVRGQTGSGRIDTHARAPPTGPRGGRGGLMRNHNNNRGMAGGAMPGAPGGPGFPQWQMQGQPSQLDVMAILEQQNQMMLELSQQMMNNGNRGFGHQRRGKSLFERTQDPRHRHKFPRGQGSNQADANGDEVNMEHTAEGEDVDMGKREPPNPDETVCKYNLHCTNKDCKFAHQSPAAPPGVSVDVNDVCSFGAACKNRKCVGRHPSPAARLAHQSEQDCKFFPNCQNARCPFKHPSMPLCRNGADCTTPNCKFTHVKTKCKFNPCLNPTCAFSHEEGQQGGFKDKVWTSEQAQGHVSERKFVDDTAEEELVQPGEPGLEDMVQYEVVG, encoded by the exons ATGTCTCTCGAGATCGGCCTTGGCACTCCGCTGGCGGAGGCTCTCAATGCTGCGATTCAACCGAAGCTACTTGAAGTTGGATGGGGTACTGGGGGTAGCGATGACTCTGCGCTCGCCGAATACATCATTCTGATGCTGGTCAATGGCAAGACGCAAGACCAGATTGCCACCGAGCTCTCCGGAGACCTTTTAAATCTACCGCCTGATGACCCTGTCGTGCACGAGTTTTCCAAATGGCTATTTGAACAGGTTCATATTCTTAGCGCGCCGAATGGTCAGCCAAACGGTGGCGACTCTATGGGCGACGCTGCGGGTGGAGAAATGGACACGGATATGGGCTCTCATGATGTATCTGAGCTGAATGC GCCCACTGGCCCCCGCTCAATGCGCAATGGTAACTTCAGAGGAGGACGAGATAAGCGAATGTTTGGACAAATGTCCAAGGCTATGGATCGATCAAACGACAATGTTCTTCATCGAGTTCGCGGGCAAACGGGTAGCGGAAGAATCGATACACATGCTCGTGCCCCCCCAACTGGCCCACGTGGTGGCCGCGGCGGCCTGATGCGGAATCACAACAACAATCGAGGCATGGCGGGCGGCGCAATGCCCGGTGCTCCTGGCGGCCCAGGATTCCCTCAGTGGCAGATGCAAGGCCAACCTTCTCAGCTAGATGTCATGGCCATACTGGAACAGCAAAACCAAATGATGCTAGAACTGTCTCAGCAGATGATGAACAACGGGAACCGAGGATTTGGCCATCAGCGACGAGGGAAGTCTTTGTTTGAGAGAACCCAAGACCCTCGCCACAGGCACAAATTCCCCCGAGGCCAAGGCTCGAACCAAGCTGACGCGAACGGGGACGAAGTCAACATGGAGCATACTGCCGAAGGCGAGGATGTTGATATGGGCAAGCGCGAGCCTCCAAACCCCGACGAGACGGTTTGCAAATACAATCTTCACTGCACAAACAAAGATTGTAAATTTGCACATCAGTCTCCAGCAGCGCCTCCTGGTGTTTCTGTCGATGTCAACGATGTTTGCAGCTTTGGTGCTGCCTGCAAGAACCGCAAGTGCGTCGGACGCCACCCCTCACCAGCCGCAAGGCTTGCACACCAGAGTGAACAGGACTGCAAGTTCTTCCCCAACTGTCAAAACGCTCGATGCCCATTCAAACACCCCTCAATGCCTCTCTGCCGCAACGGCGCAGATTGTACGACACCAAACTGCAAATTTACACACGTTAAGACCAAGTGCAAATTCAACCCTTGTTTAAACCCTACCTGTGCCTTTTCACATGAAGAGGGTCAGCAGGGAGGTTTCAAGGACAAGGTCTGGACTTCTGAACAGGCACAGGGTCACGTTAGCGAGAGAAAATTTGTGGATGATACCGCTGAAGAGGAACTCGTTCAGCCCGGAGAACCCGGCTTGGAAGACATGGTACAATATGAAGTTGTTGGTTGA
- a CDS encoding uncharacterized protein (BUSCO:EOG092D4PJO): MSENDANQSPVDRQDPPPNTEHLNIKVTDNNNEVFFKIKRSTKLEKLMTAFCERQGKSLNSVRFLFDGTRVQPTDTPDALEMADGDTLEVHQEQVGGRLLG, encoded by the exons ATGTCTGAAAACGATGCGAACCAGTCCCCCGTCGACCGACAGGACCCCCCTCCCAACACCGAGCACCTTAACATCAAGGTCACTGATAACAACAATGAGGTCTTCTTCAAGATCAAGCGCAGCACCAAGCTTGAGAAGCTCATGACGGCCTTCTGCGAGCGCCAGGGCAAGTCTCTGAATTCGGTGCGGTTTCTGTTTGATGGCACACGAGTCCAGCCGACGGATACCCCGGACGCG CTCGAGATGGCAGACGGTGACACTCTCGAGGTGCACCAAGAACAAGTTGGAGGACGCCTGCTAGGATGA
- a CDS encoding uncharacterized protein (SECRETED:SignalP(1-19)~CAZy:GH20) — translation MLPKAILAVAALAFSPANALWPIPQKITTGDSVLFIDEAVRVTYNGVPIITIGYNPPAGSNFNSKEIVQGAVSRTFQSIFNTNFVPWKLNPRNSNFEPKLAPLNRIQTIAIEQTGKDTATTFKPRAGDVDESYSLTVSKNGQVNISAKSSTGILHALETFSQLFYQHSAGHYFYTTQVPVSIQDSPNYPHRGVMLDLARTYQTVADIKRTIDAMSWNKLNRLHLHITDSQSWPLVIPSLPKLSQEGAYHPSLVYSPADLAGIFQYGVDRGVEVITEIDMPGHIGVVELAYSDLIVAYQEMPYQYYCAEPPCGAFSLNDSKVYDFVDTLFDDLLPRITPYSSYFHTGGDELNANDSMIDPRLKTNSSEVLQPLLQKFISHAHSKIRAQGLSPFVWEEMVTTWNLTLGSDTVVQSWLGGDAVKNLAESGHKVIDTDYNFYYLDCGRGQWVNFPNGDSFNTYYPFGDWCAPTKNWRLIYSHDPAKGVSKANAKNVLGGELAVWSEMIDGSNIDNIIWPRGSAAGEVWWSGNVDTTTGQNRSQLEVVPRLNEFRERMLARGVNAMPIQMTYCTQLNATACTLFS, via the exons ATGCTGCCCAAGGCGATCCTCGCGGTTGCCGCACTAGCCTTCAGCCCTGCAAATGCGCTGTGGCCCATTCCCCAGAAGATCACTACTGGAGACAGCGTTCTCTTCATTGACGAGGCTGTGAGAGTGACTTATAATGGAGTACCG ATTATCACAATCGGCTACAACCCACCTGCCGGTTCCAACTTCAACAGCAAGGAGATTGTTCAAGGCGCCGTCTCGCGAACCTTCCAGTCCATTTTCAACACCAACTTTGTGCCATGGAAGCTGAACCCCCGCAACAGCAACTTTGAGCCGAAGCTGGCCCCCCTGAACCGAATCCAGACCATTGCGATTGAGCAGACTGGAAAGGATACCGCAACCACCTTCAAGCCGCGCGCTGGAGACGTTGATGAGTCCTACAGCCTGACCGTGTCCAAGAATGGACAAGTCAACATCAGTGCCAAGTCCTCTACCGGTATCCTGCACGCTCTCGAGACCTTCTCCCAGCTCTTCTACCAGCACTCTGCCGGACACTACTTCTACACGACTCAAGTGCCCGTGTCCATCCAGGACTCGCCCAACTACCCTCACCGAGGCGTTATGCTTGATCTTGCCCGTACCTACCAGACGGTCGCTGATATCAAGAGGACCATTGACGCCATGTCCTGGAACAAGCTCAACCGTCTGCACTTGCACATCACCGACTCCCAGTCGTGGCCTCTGGTGATCCCTTCACTGCCTAAGCTGTCTCAGGAGGGCGCCTACCACCCAAGCCTTGTCTATTCCCCCGCCGACCTTGCAGGCATTTTCCAATACGGTGTTGACCGCGGTGTTGAGGTCATCACCGAAATCGACATGCCTGGTCACATTGGCGTTGTCGAGCTTGCTTACAGTGATCTCATTGTTGCCTACCAAGAGATGCCTTACCAATACTACTGCGCCGAGCCACCCTGCGGCGCCTTCTCTCTCAACGACTCCAAGGTTTACGATTTCGTCGATACCCTGTTTGACGATCTTCTGCCTCGCATCACGCCTTATAGCTCCTACTTCCACACTGGTGGTGATGAACTCAACGCAAACGACTCCATGATCGACCCCCGCCTCAAGACCAACTCGAGCGAAGTGCTGCAGCCTCTGTTGCAAAAGTTTATCTCTCACGCGCACTCCAAGATCCGCGCCCAGGGTCTGTCACCATTTGTCTGGGAGGAGATGGTCACCACCTGGAACCTGACTCTTGGCAGCGACACCGTCGTTCAGTCGTGGCTGGGTGGTGATGCCGTCAAGAACCTGGCTGAGTCTGGCCACAAGGTCATTGACACTGACTACAACTTTTAC TACCTGGACTGCGGTCGTGGCCAGTGGGTCAACTTCCCCAACGGCGACTCTTTCAACACCTACTACCCCTTTGGTGACTGGTGTGCCCCCACCAAGAACTGGAGGCTCATCTACTCCCATGACCCTGCCAAGGGTGTTTCCAAGGCGAATGCCAAGAACGTCCTCGGAGGAGAGCTTGCCGTCTGGAGTGAGATGATTGACGGCAGCAACATCGACAACATCATCTGGCCCCGTGGCAGTGCCGCAGGTGAGGTCTGGTGGTCTGGTAACGTTGATACCACGACCGGCCAGAACCGCAGCCAGCTTGAGGTGGTGCCTCGCTTGAACGAGTTCCGTGAGCGTATGCTTGCTCGTGGTGTCAACGCCATGCCCATCCAGATGACATACTGCACTCAGCTCAACGCGACGGCTTGCACGCTGTTCTCATAA